In Terriglobia bacterium, the genomic window CCGCGGATAGCCCACATCCTGCGCGGCCACAGCCCGCCGATAAAGCTGTTCGTCGCGGGTTACAACGCAGCCGCCTTCACCGCTGGTCATGTTTTTGTTGAGCTGGAAGCTATAGATTCCCATGTCGCCAAACGTTCCCACCGGCTGGCCGCCCACGCGGCCTCCACAGCATTGCGCGCAATCCTCCAGCAGGAAGAGATTGTGCGCGCGGGCCACCTTGCGGATTTCCGTGATATTGATCGGAGCTCCGCTCATATGGACTGCAATAATTCCCGCCGTGCGCGGCGTAATCTGCTTTTCCACCGCACCCGGATTCAGCCCAAAGGTTTCGTCAATATCCGCCAGCACGGGGATCGCTCCGTGGTTGACCACCGCAGCAATCACAGCAACCCACATATAGGCAGGAATAATGACCTCCTGCCCCGGCCCCACTCCGAGCGCCGACAGGGCGACGTGCAGCGCCCCGGTGCCGCTGCTGACCGCCACCGCATAAGGCACGCCGAGAAAGGCGGCAAATTCCTCCTCAAATTTTTCCGCCTCGCGCTGCGGGTCAAGTCCGTAGTAACGGTAAGGCGAGCGGCTCTTCAGCACGCGGACGACGGCGTCCACTTCCTCCTGGTCATAATGTTGCGCGCCGGGAAATTCCAGCGGCAACGGCCCACTGCGCGCAGGCTTTCCAGCCTCAAGGGCGCTCTTTTCGTCTTTGGGTTCGCCCATAAATCCCTCCTTCAACGCGATGGGCCACGGCCAATCGTGTACGCCCGCTTCATTTCCAGTCCTCTTTGGGCGCGTCCTTCACCCATCCTAACATCTTATACAGGGTGACGACGGCGTGGTCCACCATGCGTTCGCCTGCTCCAACCTCTGCCCACGTGGTCGCGTTGGCGGCTCCGTAACCTCCTTCAACCGCCGCTTGAATGGTGGGGAAATATCCGGCATAGCCGTTCGCATACCCGAGGAAGAAGCAATCGTGCAATCTGCACCGCTGGCGCCAGTTCATCTGGAATTCCACAAACGGCTCACCCGGCACGCCCATCATGGCGATTTTCCGGTCAATCAGCACCGTGGTTACGGGCAGATGCAGGGTCTCTTCGATGGGCGGCGCATAAATCTTGAAAGCTTCCGGGCTGATTTCATGCACCACCTCCTCCCGGAATTTTTCTTTTTCCCAACGCAATCGGATCGGCAGCGGGTCTTCCGCAAAATCAATGCTGGCGTCAGGGTCTGCGGCAGTCTGAATTTTTTGCGCCACCTCTGCCGCGGCCTTGCCAAGGGTTTCTCCCGCCCAATCCCGTCTTCCAATCACATCCTCGGTCACCGGGGTCCCGGCATCGTAAACGTTGATGTCTCCCGGAGCGCCCTGCATGAAAAAAACGAGAGGCTTGCCGCCAAACGCCTTCTCCACCGTTTTGCACATCACGCCCGGAAAGTCGGCTGAAAATCGCATATTATCGGAGCCGAAAGTGACCGGGTGGCAGGCGTAATTCACCAGGACGGCCAGCGGCTGCCCGTCCATGTAGTCGATGCGCAACACCGAGATGGTGGGGTCCACCGGCCAGGTTGGGACGCGCGCCGAGTTGTTCCACACCATCGTCACCGTACCGTCGGGGTTAAGCCGACGGCGATTGTAGCCAATGTAAGCCTTTCCGTAGCCCGTTCCCAATCGGACAGGTACGGCATGGTCGTGCGCGTCGTGGATGGCCTGTCCGATCTTTTCGAGTGCCGCCGTCTCCCAAGCCGGGGTTCCGGACGGGTAAACATCCATCACTACCGGGCCGGCATGCGTGTGCGTAGCCTGGACTATCAGGCTGCTGATGCCGCTCGATTGGTTTGCAGCCTCGCGCAGGCGTTCAATCGATGCCGGTCCAAACGTCCTCCCCAAGTCGAGGTCAACATACGCCAGGCGCTGCTCGCCGGCCTCCAAGACCAGAACCCGGGCGTAGAGCGGATCAATGACACCCTCGGCGCCTTTCAAGCGATTAAAATAGCCCCACATCTGTACGCCCGCGGGCGGCGTGATGTCCACCCGCGCCACTCCCGCTTTCATCACGGCGGCTTTGCCCGGCGGGCAGAAGAGCAACAATACAAGAGCTGACAGAAGAAAATCGCGGCAGAGAAACCAGCGCCGTTCACCCATCATTACTTTTCCCTTCATTGTGGCCGCCGGGAACCATCCTGGGGTAGATCATTTCTGAGCATCGCGCGCTTCCAAACCCATACTCCGCGCTGAACTTCTCCGTGGCTCTGGCTGTCTATTCATATCCCGCCAGGCCGCCCGAGCCCTTCACTTCCAATGTTCCTGTCAAGCTGATGTCGTCTGATGATTTCCCCGCCATGATGTCAAACGTCCCCGGCACTACCACCCAATGGTTATCCCGGTCCAGCAGTTGCAGGTCTTCCGGCCCCAGCGTAAACGTCGCGGTTTTTTTCTGCCCCGGTTCCAGCGCCACTCGCTCAAACCCGTGCAACTGCTTCACCGGCGTAGCCACCGGAGTGTAACGCTCGTGGAGATAAAGCTGGACCGTTTCCACGCCCGCGCGTTTGCCCGTGTTCTCCACATCCACCGTCACATGCGTCTCGCCGTGGTTGTAAATCTGCGGCGGGTCGATGCGCAGGTTGCTGTATTGAAACTGCGTGTAGCTCAATCCATAGCCGAAGGGGTAGAGCGGCGTTCCGGGCATATCCACATATCCCCTCTGGTGTTCCGCCCAACCCCGGCCGATCCAATAAGCCTTCGAGGGTTTATAGTCGTAATAGGCCGGCAACTGCCCCACGCTGCGCGGGATGGTGATGGCCAGCCGCCCGCTCGGATTGACATCGCCAAAAAGCACGTCGGCCACCGCTTCCCCACCCGACTCGCCCGGGTTCCATGCCTCCACAATCGCCGGCAGATGCTCCGCCTCCCAGCGCACCGAGAGCGGCCGGCCGTTGATCATCACCAGAATCGTGGGCGTGCCCGTCGCGGCCACCGCCCTCACCAGGTCTTCCTGCACGCCGGTCAAGTCCAGGGTGGCCACGTCATATCCCTCGCCGTCGGTCGGTGAAGCCGTATTATGGCCGCCTTTCCGCCGCGCCTGCTCCCCCACCACTACAATCGCCACACCGGCCTTCTTGGCAGCCTCGACGGCCGCCGCGATTCCGCTTTTGTCCTGGTCGTTCACGGCGCATCCTTTGGCGTAAAGCACCTGCGTAGCCGGTGATACTTTGGCCTTGACCGCCTCCAGGATCGACGCCATATGCTGAAGGATCACCTGGGCCGAGTAATCGCCCACCATGTTGACGGCGTCGTCCGCGTTCGGGCCGATCACCGCAATCGACTTCAAGTCTTTCTTCAGCGGCAGCAGGTTGTTTTCGTTCTTCAGCAGAACGATGCCCTCGCGCGCCGTCCGCAGCGCCAGTTGCTGATGTTCCTTGGAATGCATCACCCGCTGGGCCTGCGCCAGGTCCACATAAGGGTGCTCGAACAGCCCCAGCCGAAACTTCACCTCCAGCACACGTCTCAGCGCCCGGTCAACCAGCGCGATCGGCACCTTTC contains:
- a CDS encoding DegT/DnrJ/EryC1/StrS family aminotransferase, producing the protein MGEPKDEKSALEAGKPARSGPLPLEFPGAQHYDQEEVDAVVRVLKSRSPYRYYGLDPQREAEKFEEEFAAFLGVPYAVAVSSGTGALHVALSALGVGPGQEVIIPAYMWVAVIAAVVNHGAIPVLADIDETFGLNPGAVEKQITPRTAGIIAVHMSGAPINITEIRKVARAHNLFLLEDCAQCCGGRVGGQPVGTFGDMGIYSFQLNKNMTSGEGGCVVTRDEQLYRRAVAAQDVGYPREARGRLLQNDPSARLWGRGYRMDEIRAAILRVQLRKLPRVIESMHRSKYRIREALEKFPQVQLRKIVDPAGDTGCFLITTYPDARTAQAVCAALRAEGIATYPQGMSNLVMTDWGLHLYSNNTSLLERASVDGRGFPWDLAENAASHPSYERRTCPSADDLFERSIIIAIPSCLTAQDEDEIIFAFEKVLGMPHQASMQSTAG
- a CDS encoding neutral/alkaline non-lysosomal ceramidase N-terminal domain-containing protein — its product is MKGKVMMGERRWFLCRDFLLSALVLLLFCPPGKAAVMKAGVARVDITPPAGVQMWGYFNRLKGAEGVIDPLYARVLVLEAGEQRLAYVDLDLGRTFGPASIERLREAANQSSGISSLIVQATHTHAGPVVMDVYPSGTPAWETAALEKIGQAIHDAHDHAVPVRLGTGYGKAYIGYNRRRLNPDGTVTMVWNNSARVPTWPVDPTISVLRIDYMDGQPLAVLVNYACHPVTFGSDNMRFSADFPGVMCKTVEKAFGGKPLVFFMQGAPGDINVYDAGTPVTEDVIGRRDWAGETLGKAAAEVAQKIQTAADPDASIDFAEDPLPIRLRWEKEKFREEVVHEISPEAFKIYAPPIEETLHLPVTTVLIDRKIAMMGVPGEPFVEFQMNWRQRCRLHDCFFLGYANGYAGYFPTIQAAVEGGYGAANATTWAEVGAGERMVDHAVVTLYKMLGWVKDAPKEDWK
- a CDS encoding glycoside hydrolase family 3 C-terminal domain-containing protein, giving the protein MADLNRNLLCKVTAAFSDLTGKGRRKSAAGTVTLLGLLLVVLGFALPARAPLDGQSPAAGVPVYLDPKQPIERRVDDLMGRMTLKEKVGQLNLPCVYVDELGKTIPEKMIACRKFAAGTYTSEIGPACGYFTLADTILHEGVKQQVEYFNGLQKIALTQTRLKVPLLEDEEGTHGGMFSGATVFPEGLAIGSTFDMPLVKAIYAAAAQESRAVGIHVLSTLVLELDRDPRMGRNEEAYTEDPYLYSRIAENIVRGAQGPNIDAPDKTIALMTDFPTQSEPASGLERGAIELSERNLRENYLLPWIAAFRAGALGVMAGYPEIEDEPEHSSVKWNDTILRHELGFSGIEVSEGGGFETLIYEHIVPTQKQAGALALKAGVDVNITYEPAYMGPLIENVEEGKVPIALVDRALRRVLEVKFRLGLFEHPYVDLAQAQRVMHSKEHQQLALRTAREGIVLLKNENNLLPLKKDLKSIAVIGPNADDAVNMVGDYSAQVILQHMASILEAVKAKVSPATQVLYAKGCAVNDQDKSGIAAAVEAAKKAGVAIVVVGEQARRKGGHNTASPTDGEGYDVATLDLTGVQEDLVRAVAATGTPTILVMINGRPLSVRWEAEHLPAIVEAWNPGESGGEAVADVLFGDVNPSGRLAITIPRSVGQLPAYYDYKPSKAYWIGRGWAEHQRGYVDMPGTPLYPFGYGLSYTQFQYSNLRIDPPQIYNHGETHVTVDVENTGKRAGVETVQLYLHERYTPVATPVKQLHGFERVALEPGQKKTATFTLGPEDLQLLDRDNHWVVVPGTFDIMAGKSSDDISLTGTLEVKGSGGLAGYE